A genomic region of Halopelagius longus contains the following coding sequences:
- a CDS encoding amino acid ABC transporter ATP-binding protein — protein sequence MTDAGRVRSDAGDGGRGASARDGRDEGRRNGEHAPEREGTRLAAEGVTHGFGEGPVFESVDLTVEPGEVLAVVGPSGTGKTTLLRLLACFHPPEEGVVSADGTDVWSLSEADRLAVRRRVGMVFQVRSLFSTTAAENAAYGLRVRESWTDRLRTAARRALGFETTPKAAREALSTVGMTDKAHRHASSLSGGEAQRVAIARALAPDPDVLLLDEPTSNLDPRNTALVEEAVEAASARGIGVAIATHDMQQARRVSDRTALLLDGSIVECGPTERVFESPDDERTRKFVAGELVY from the coding sequence GCGACGGAGGACGCGGCGCTTCCGCCCGCGACGGACGGGACGAGGGGCGTCGGAACGGCGAGCACGCCCCCGAACGCGAGGGGACGCGCCTCGCCGCCGAGGGCGTGACCCACGGGTTCGGCGAGGGGCCGGTGTTCGAGTCGGTGGACCTGACGGTCGAACCGGGCGAGGTGCTCGCCGTCGTCGGCCCCTCGGGGACGGGGAAGACGACGCTGCTCCGACTGTTGGCGTGCTTCCACCCGCCGGAGGAGGGAGTCGTCAGCGCCGACGGCACCGACGTGTGGTCGCTCTCGGAAGCCGACCGGTTGGCCGTCCGCCGCCGCGTCGGGATGGTGTTTCAGGTCCGGAGCCTCTTTTCGACGACGGCGGCGGAGAACGCCGCCTACGGCCTGCGCGTCCGGGAGTCGTGGACCGACCGCCTCCGGACGGCGGCGCGGCGCGCTCTCGGCTTCGAGACGACGCCGAAAGCCGCGAGAGAGGCGCTCTCGACGGTCGGGATGACCGACAAGGCCCACAGGCACGCGTCGTCGCTCTCCGGCGGCGAGGCCCAACGCGTCGCCATCGCCCGCGCCCTCGCTCCCGATCCGGACGTGCTGCTCTTGGACGAACCCACGTCGAACCTCGACCCGCGGAACACCGCGCTCGTCGAGGAGGCCGTCGAGGCGGCCAGCGCGCGCGGTATCGGCGTCGCGATAGCGACGCACGACATGCAGCAGGCCCGGCGCGTCTCCGACCGCACCGCCCTCCTCTTGGACGGGTCGATAGTCGAGTGCGGCCCCACCGAACGCGTCTTCGAGTCGCCCGACGACGAGCGAACCCGGAAGTTCGTCGCGGGCGAACTCGTCTACTGA